A part of Liolophura sinensis isolate JHLJ2023 chromosome 1, CUHK_Ljap_v2, whole genome shotgun sequence genomic DNA contains:
- the LOC135482165 gene encoding tektin-4-like, producing MAAATTMMSQDHCATLASREIAPERPVMNTDSGSRNVNMEMTYTGNTGNDMGISTSGFRSGKYNPSEWEESNYARYYASFVDRDNAEKVRHESKRTTKEAEATSNRTQADVTKKLGERLKDIEFWKFELEREIQDVIAETDLLLAQKKRLENALRATEIPLHIATDNLHARQGRQGVDLVQDDVELCLLKEVEIINNVQDLLKKSISQAEKQIRLSRDAKQNLEMDWSDKKEAHEIDTASGVLRNPHTNKQFYAGAAKFEEIQSTPESWAQYSHDNIVRAEHERMASIQLRSMIDNILEDTSRDMQEQSNIIDVALQKRISEMEDAKTKMEDNLSKVCAEVAQMEKNISELNKAIRDKESPLKVSQTRLDNRTHRPGVELCRDPVQYKLVGEVNEILQTVDALTDKLNHAVNSLKDLQDNRMALEKDISRKKKSIFIDRQQCATVRTRYPSSLKLQGYQ from the exons ATGGCAGCTGCAACCACAATGATGTCTCAGGACCACTGTGCTACCCTTGCCAGCCGTGAAATCGCCCCAGAGAGACCGGTAATGAACACCGATTCGGGTTCACGAAACGTCAACATGGAGATGACTTACACAGGCAACACCGGCAATGACATGGGCATTTCTACCAGCGGCTTTCGCTCGGGCAAGTACAACCCGTCAGAATGGGAAGAGAGTAACTACGCAAGATATTACGCTTCATTTGTGGACCGTGACAACGCCGAGAAAGTCCGTCACGAATCTAAGAGAACCACTAAAGAGGCTGAGGCCACATCTAACCGCACACAGGCGGATGTCACCAAAAAACTTGGCGAGAGACTGAAAGACATTGAGTTCTGGAAATTTGAGCTCGAGCGAGAGATTCAGGACGTTATAGCTGAGACAGATTTGTTGTTAGCTCAGAAAAAAAGGCTGGAAAACGCACTACGAGCAACAGAAATCCCTCTGCACATTGCCACAGACAATCTGCACGCAAGGCAGGGGCGACAGGGAGTGGACCTTGTGCAGGATGATGTCGAGCTCTGCTTGTTAAAG gAAGTAGAAATAATTAACAACGTGCAGGACTTGTTGAAGAAGTCAATTAGCCAGGCAGAGAAACAGATCAG GTTAAGCCGAGATGCTAAGCAAAATCTTGAAATGGACTGGAGTGACAAGAAAGAGGCTCATGAAATTGACACAGCATCTGGTGTTCTGAGAAACCCTCACACAAACAAGCAATTCTATGCAGGAGCTGCCAAATTTGAGGAAAT tCAGTCAACTCCAGAATCTTGGGCCCAGTATTCCCATGACAACATTGTACGTGCTGAACATGAGCGTATGGCCTCCATCCAGCTGAGAAGCATGATTGACAACATTCTGGAAGACACTTCACGTGACATGCAGGAGCAGTCCAACATCATCGATGTCGCTCTGCAAAAGAGGATTTCAGAAATGGAGGATGCCAAAACAAAGATGGAGGATAACCTGTCTAAG GTATGTGCAGAAGTTGCACAGATGGAGAAAAACATCTCTGAGTTGAACAAGGCCATACGAGACAAGGAGAGCCCACTGAAGGTGTCCCAGACGCGCCTGGACAACAGGACACACAGGCCTGGGGTGGAGCTATGCAGGGATCCTGTCCAGTACAA GCTTGTGGGAGAAGTGAACGAAATCTTGCAGACTGTGGATGCGTTGACAGACAAGCTGAACCACGCAGTGAACTCACTCAAGGACCTACAGGACAACCGCATGGCCTTGGAAAAGGACATCTCACGCAAGAAGAAGAGCATATTCATTGATCGCCAACAGTGTGCCACTGTGCGCACACGATACCCATCATCCCTCAAACTCCAGGGTTACCAGTAG